Below is a genomic region from Taeniopygia guttata chromosome 7, bTaeGut7.mat, whole genome shotgun sequence.
GTTTCTAATGAGTAGAACcctttatttttgaaagaaaataaatggaagagtttgaaaagattttttttcatgtagttttttttcctcctcctggagctgcctgttGCTCTTATGTGGAAGCTTCCTGCTGATCTGACTTTTTATTCTGCTGCGAGACTGATGCCAAGATTTACGATTGCTGTGGATAAGAACTGGATTTAGCATAAGGAAGATAACTGCTTTTCCCCTagggagaggcagaaaagggaaagaCAGAGTGGGGCACATAGACAATAATATCTGAAGCTATATTCTTGGTCAATTATTTTATTCATCCTCTATTTTAGATTATGCTGCAACTAGTAAAAGGCAAGAAAGCAATTGGTCTCAAGCCAGGAACACAGATAAGCAAGGAAACTATTTGTGGTTTCATGCAAATGTCCAACTATAATGGAAGCAATGCACAGTTTTTATATAGAAGTGACACAGCGCCCTTTGTAATTTAAGTGTAATTAACAAAAACTCTCATCAGAATCTGTCAGGCAGAGATTTGCCTTCTACACAGTGTCCTTCAGCAGAGAGTAAAGGGCAATTGTAGAATTGTGCATCATTACAATTACTTTAGCAATTAATTGTCTGTATAGTCCTTTGCACATTCTACGATTTTTAATTAACTTCTCTAGACATTTAAATGGGTAAAGATTTTTGCTTATAAGGCAGACTTGTGCACTTGAAATCATTTACATCCAGttggcagttgtcttctgttaacCCACAGTGACCAcggaaaatgcaattttttgaGATAGTAGAAAAAGTTTGCATCAAAATGCAGGGAACTTCCCAAGCAAGGCAAGACTCCACAGTAAGCACACAATAAATACTGAGGGCAGGAGGCAGTTAGAGGGCTTTTGGCACTGAGAGGGTATAGGTTTTCAAATGTAATTATTAACAGGTACTTTAAttcatttcagtaatttttcaaattacatAATATACAcctaataaataaaatttaataccATAATTGAATGAAAAACAAGTACTATCTACTTGGTCCAAAAGTTTAAATTCAATAACTGGAACATAGTATCATATTACTGAGGTAAATATCCTGGAGTTCCTGAACTAGAtatatttaatagaaaaataggtaagaattaattttgttcccttttccttcAGTTAGTTACATAAACAGTTCATTCTGACATTTAAATCAGATTTTCTAACTACAACAACTGATTTTATGGCCTTTACTTTTTGATTGCAAATTTATGATTATCTCATGGAATTCAATACTTAACAATAACTGATCCTATAAATTAAGTCATGCCTGTTGCAGTGCTGACTTTGCTACTAGCAAATAGCATATTTGAGATACTGAGTTATCATCTGCAAATCCGCAAATGGCATTTCTTGAACTAAAGTGTCATCTTAGGGCCACTGATAATAATTACTCAGTATTTTTGCATTTGCTAAAGATTACCTCTAATATCAGTGTCTCTTGAATAGAAATTTTAGTAAAGCCTCAAATTTGGGGTATATGGACAAGCTTCCTGGAGTTTACAAGTTTATCTGAGCACCCAAAGTCTTAGTGAACTCCTGAGACTATGGAGTCTTTACTGAGACTCCCCTGAATACAGACTTAATTTGAAGATAAACCTAATAACCTGATTCAAAACTATAATATTACCATGAGGGCTATGGTACACTCATTATTATTTATCCACATTCgagaagaatttattttcaatgcAAATCATGGCAAATTGAGActtggtttggggttttacaTTTTGCTTTCCTGCTTTTAGAGTGGAGTGTTGACAAGGAGAGTTTCCTTGTTTCAAAGACTCAGAATTTTTCTAACTATCTTCTGCTGTGTCACATTTGACTTTAATTTCTCTTACATGAGGAGGGAACAAGAAATGTCTTATTTCTCCCCTCCCTGTTTCTGATGGTTGGCTAATGAGATTTCTAACAATGAAATTCAGAGCAAGAAGTCTTGTCAGGAAGATCAGAGAGTGTAAAGTGCAGCCTCTGTGAACAATTCTGATCTGCTTCAAATCAAAAGTCATAGGTCTTAGTTAATAACTCCTAGATCAGATATTGTGCATAAGCATAcagaaaaaatagcaattaaagAATTTAGATAGAATAGATAGAATATGCCTCTTACCCTAGCTATATTGCTCAAAactataattaatataatttctgaagtacataattaatatattaatctGCCTTCCATTTTTGGAAGGATTTTATGGATTGGATTTTATGCTTTTATCTAATAACTAAAGGATCCTCTACTCCTAGCTGTTTTCCTTCTatatacatattcataattatgattaattatcttttttatgAAGCTAAATGTGGAGTCTGCATATCAAGCAGATAGACTGCTCATTCTTCTGCCCAAAATGAAAGAACCCACCTAACAAAATCGATTACACAGAGCATCACTGTACACCCTTCCACGGAGCTATAGCCAGCCTTGGGTTTGCCTCTGCTAGCTCAAACTGTTACCATGTTCATTGTGTTCCAACAGGGTCCAGCAGGCTCAATACAGAGACAGAGCAAGTTCACATTTATTCCTACAGAATACAATATAAAACTACCCTATACATGATAAAAGTGGCTTTAGGACTTCTTTGGAATAGATTTGCTCACATAGATTGACTTCAACTGATTTCTATCACTGAAGGTCTAGGGGGATCAAGTCTACACTTCTGCAGAAGTGACTGTAAATCCACCCAAAGATAAAATTATGAATACTTCTTTGTTGCTTGAAATAAGGAAAAGTCTTATCTAGACAATGTGTTTAACATTCCACAAATCAATATGGTTTATACAGTGTTATCACACACATGCAGCCATTTATTATAgaataaacaaaatgaaaaatcttcaTATTTCACTAGGTCAAGAAGCACTGGCAGAGATGTGTTTCAATTCATTGCAGTGTCACCTGAAATCTAGCTTTCATAAACATGAAGCTTCCTTTCCAGATATACAACCAAATCACATTGAATTTGATCACAGAGAGCTCATCCAATTAGTTTTCATTGACTTAAATATATGCTTATGTTTTTTGTTGTCGTCAGTTTTACAAGAGTGTTTTTTATTCAAGATTGGCAAAAACTATTTAACCATATCTTAACTGGACTTGGCTGCACAGTCCTGGTTACTGGAAGATCCTGCTAAAATCTCTTGACTCTCTACATAATTTTGTGTATGATAAACCCTAATCCACTATCTTTATGCAGTTGTACAAAGGATCAAATCAAAATCAAGCAAAGAAAGCTTGCAAAATGAATCAGTGAACAGTGTTTAAGAGAGAACTgagtttctaaaataaatttaaaaatgtgtcaCAGGTTTCCTGATGGTATGAGAAGTCTAACACAATGTAGTACGCCTTCCATCTGAATGTGTGgcaggaaaaatacaaaacacaaagttaaaaaaatccagtaaaatGTGAAGTATTGATTCTACAGATCACATTACCTCTCAAGTTCAGAGACAGAATCCCATATGCAACccttttccaaacaaaacagGCATCCTAGTAAAAGACAGTTTGTGGTCTAGCAAGATGTTCTAGGAGTTGTTTGAGATATATGTAATATACATAGGCTGTTCCTGCATCAATATATTCTAGCATCATGGTTTTGGCAGACCCTTCACTACAAAACCAGCTCTAATTTGTACTTAACATCTTTATTCAGCAGTCTCAGAAGCTCATCCTGCATACTTACCCAGTGTCCTGCCACCTAGTTTTGTACACCTAGCTGTATTACTGTTACTTACTTGGCATAGTCTCTTTTCACTTCAAGCTAAGTACAGAACAAAGTATTTATCTTTAAATGCTTatcctctctctttttctgtggTTAGCCTGCACACTTGATAGCATTCTGTTTACCTTTCGAGCTATCTCAGAACATAACAACATTTCTGGTCTAATTTTAGAACCTTAATCAGAATTTCTTTCTTGCATTCACATGCAAAACAATACAAAGAGAACCTCACTGTACCTTTAAAAACTCAGAACACCAAGGTTTGATCAGTATTCTGAAAGAAGtcatttaaaaatggaaatctAGGGAGCACTTACTTTTAAGCACTACAGTACAGAGCAGATATCTTTGGCATACTGATGACAGAATCTGCAGAGTCCCTTTTAGCTctctggggagccctacaaatttGAGATGCAGTAGTCCATGGTTCAATTACTTGCTGGAATGGATTCTCCACAAGTAGGGATAATCCTTCATTTGATGCTTACTCACTTGGACACATTTCTGTATTCCATACTGGCCACTCCAGGCTTTGCAatgcttattttttcttcccagaatGTGTTTTCACATTAGATGATACTATTACACTTATTTGGTTGAAATGGCACTTTTCTCTTATGAATTTCTCATTAgcttaaaataacttttctaaGCAATTATCTCTAGAGCAATACTTATCATGCTTGTTTTCAGGCtgtcacatttttttccatttttagtttGAAGATAACCACTCAGATATACAGATACAGTTGGTTTCATTAAATACTTATCAAATGCAGTagttcattatttttattattttaaaaatattttccctcctAATTATAATACCCTTCAAACaccacttttaatttttttctgttttgaaattcCTTCTGAAGTTTATATTCTCTCTGGTTTTGTAACAGCTTTAAGGTATTTGAAGCATCTTTTGTCTTGACTCAGTATCTGagtttattaaataaaattaattacaatcTCAGTATCCTTACTATAACAACTATGCATAAGGTAACATGCATACCATATGAAGTATTGCTATGTTACCTATATTACATAATTTTAGTTTATATAAAAATTGTGATAATAAATATGCTGTCTCATATCTAGGTAAAATACAACTTAATTGCAAATTACAAAACACAAAATAGATGTTAGTGCTGTAATTTTAAACCTATAAAAGCAGTATAACTATCTAAGATTTCAAAAGAATATGTTCTAGTTAAATAGAGCACAGTGAAGCACACATATTATGACCTCATGGTGATACAGATAAATGTACACTTCACAATAATGCAGTTTAAGGAAACACGTTATAGCACCTGAATGACAGCAGATGAAGATGgcagaaatggagaaattatCTTTATGCAAGTCTTTTGCTGTACCACCTGCCAGCTTGTGCCATGTACTCTTCAGGATTTCCTGTGGACAACGAAAGATTCAAAATTAATACAAATCAGAACAAGCCATAGTCTTTTTACACTAAATACTCTTTAATCTTCcttaataattatatttttggtATCCACTCTTACTGAACTTTAGTTTATTCAGAAATTTCTAAAAgcattttcaacatttttttagCAGACACTAAATCAGATACAATATCACATAAACAgtctattttaaattaattttagtcaGTGTCCTGACAGAGCAATTTCTCATTGCTCAACTTCCTAGTACTAGCACTGTTCTTTGCAGTGCAGAAGCAATTCAAAACACACAGAGTCACATCAACATTCTGTCGAGTCGTACATTTTCTAGCAAATAAAACAAGGTGGTTTGACAATCACAGATATTGCTTAACCTTTCTGGATAAATAAAAGCCAGTAAATCTAAGCACTATATTTAATTTTGCACAATATTGTGGGATTTATTGTAATAAAATCAAATCTAAGGCCTAATTGATTGGTTTCCATCTGTAATTTAGAGAAAGATTTTCAAAGGCATGAAAGCTTATTAAGAACACATTTAattgatttttgggggttttgatgCAGCATTTACTGCAGTCAGCAGTGAAATTTCCATTGATTTAAATAAGAACAGGTTCAAACCTGCAGAGATTTAGCTGCTATTTATGCATTGCACAGTAGCCCCTCCATAGCTAGAGATTTCTGccctttgtttttgtaaaaataatctACATGCTTTTGTACATACACTCAGTACAATTTCCtttgtattaaaaaacaaaaaaaagaagtcatatTTCCAAAGGTATTGGAAGTTTTAAAACTGAAGAGTAAACACTGTGCAACTGCCATTCAGTTTTATGCTGCCTCTCTTCACTGTAGTCAATGGCATTATTTATGAGTAAAACAACCAAAATGTTGAATATGTAGTTTAGTTACTAGATACTAAGAAGATTACTCAAACAAGTTTGAGTAATTATACATAGAACTATTGTGTTACTGCTGCAAAAGTGAGGGAAATGTTATGAAATATTAAATTCTATcaataaatgaaataatgattttattCTGGTTTATTTAGCAAAGAAATgcaactgaatattttaaaagtatttctgtcTAAGGAATAAGACTTTTCAGAGAATTGTCTCACTGATATGTGCAAAGATCAAAAAGGGGTGGTAGTGTTAGCATTCCAAATTATTTAGATGAAACAGTAAGATAATTAGGTGCAAAAAATGCAGAGTCTTATGTTCAATGCAGTAAAGGATCAATTTCATCTAAAGGCAAGTGGAGTGTACACTATATCATCTGATCCAAAGGAGTGACCTTCTTGattcaaatgcaaaatgccTATTGCAGATGGAATTTACCAGGACAAAATGTTCAATAGAAAGATTACATTTCCACTGGGGCAGAAAGGTATTTGTCAGTGTCTCATTGCAGCTTTGATACAAACATCTTGGATTTCAATTAGCTTTGAGATAGAACAATAATCCAGCATTGAAACTAAAGACAAACCTTTGCTTCTTACACCATTatatatggggttttttttcatttgcaataAGATATTGTAAGATTTCCtatagaaataaatagaagTAAATAACATTTCAGCCATTTTAATGTCAGCAGTGTCACTTAGTGATTGTCTGTCTGATAACTTTGCACTAGGAGGTGAGGGTGacataatttacatttttttccagcataAATGAAAAGTGCTGAATTCTTCGAACCGTAAGTGTCCCATCAGTTCTTCTACCCTCACTGTCCACCTCCTATTATTAACACAGCACATCCACTCGGATGCTTTTGATCCTTTTCTACGAAAAGTAGTTTGCCTTCCCCATGGAAATAAAGATGAAATTTGCTTTAGTGAATATCAGAAGTTCAAACAACAGCCCATAAAAAGTTCCACCCTATCAAGGTCATGTTTTAACTTCACAAATTTAGAGCTTGACTTCACTTAAAATGCTTACTTCTAAATACTGTTTGATATTTAAGaaaacttggggttttttaattgatCATGGGACTAAGAGAAGGAAGGGCAATTTTGAACCATCAGTTGAATATCTGTGACTGATCTTGAGTTAACTCCTCTAAAACTCTGTATAGTATTTGTCGCCTTTACTTCACACTTGTGTCACACGGATAATTCTGTCAGCTCCTGAAATGTGGCAGGAAGAAAAGCTGAGAAACAACATAGGTATGATTCAGTTGCTGATTTCCTTGTTAGGAAGAAAGTGTGAACTATTCCCTGCAGATATGATTTTAATAACACTCCAAATTACATATGGTGCCTTACACTCAAAAGGCTTCCTTTCAAATATCAATCCACATAGCTTTAGCAGTAAGGAATATTGCTATTGAAATTAGGATACTTAATTTGACACGTTAAGCAACTAAGactaagagaaaataaagatatgTTTGTAACCTGGTAACCAGTGACACAAACTACCCAGAGCAAAACACTTCCTCCTGTGATATCAAGGTAAAAAAGACAAGATTTAAGTCACTTGACCCCACAATTCCAGAGCAAGCTGAAGAAATGCTCCTTTtaagatgaattttttttaatgtactaGCACAAAGCTTTtttggctcagagaaagaaatgctATAAAATGCTAAATTTATTActaaacataaaaattaaaccCAGAAAATTACAAAATCTCATGGATCTGAATTATTTTACTTCCTCTTGGATTCTTAATTGTTGTCATAAATACATCATAACAGTGATCAGTACCTGTCTGTGGACATACACTATGAATTAAGCATATAGAACCGATGTTTTACATCACTCCTGAATTGCAGCCATCTTTAGTATAACAAATAGTGAAAATTTTCTATAACTatagtgaaattaaaaataatttttgtgatTAATAATAGTATTGCTTGAATATCACACACTTTAACTGATTTCAAAACCAATCATAAATACATTTTGCTCCTACAAACATGTCTGTAAATGTGTTGGAGCTTGCTAGCATTAAGAGGCATAcacaaaagtaataaaaataatgctgtttctttcttgtcctattgctataaaaaataaacagattagACCATGCCTTGTCTATTAACAGAACAAAAACTACGGAATTATATGAGTAGATTTATTCCAGAAGACTATATGCGTATATGTATGTGCGTGTGTGAACTTGTATAGACCTAAGTGTCCATGTTTCCCATGACACATGGTTTTGAGAGTCAAGAAATCCAAATTTTTCTTCAATAAATGCTTTTAACCACAGGTATCATCACCACAGGTCTTGACAGATGTCAGTGTTCATCTTTCCATTGAGTCAAATCTTGCCATCTCCTTTCTGCTCAAGTGCTTTGTAAATATGGAGCTTGGCTTCTGCTAGtaataaatgcattttcaacTATCTACTGCCTTGCAACTTACATTAAAAGTAAAGATTTAAGCTAAGAAGTAGGAAATATAGTGAGAaaaattttatatgaaaaattgaTGCTTATGTCTTTGCTTCATAGTTTAGCTGCACTCTGAATGCATGTAATTTTTCAGAGCTTCTTCCAATACATTGGCAAGTTTCTTATGAAAGAACCAGAAGAGGAACAAATTCTATTTCCATGTTCAATAAAATGACTCCATGGCTGCAGTCTTTATTGAATAGATCTGACTGATGCTGTGAGTCAGTGACTCAACTAAGCTCCTAACAACGTGAAAATACTAACATTTAACTGTTAGAGCTAACAGTAACAATAGGAAAAGAAGTGCACACTTGCTGTTTCCTTATTTACCCTCTGATCTTTCCGGCTACTAATGCTAACATAATCCATACAAAAGGAATCAGTTATCATCTTAACAAATATTCAAATGCCTTCTCCTCTCTTGACAACTACACAAACCTCCATAAAGGTCAGTGGAAGACAGGTGCACAAACTGAGGGCAGAATATAGCTTAGCATACAATACACCTGAAAATAGCTCCTCTGGGCTGATCTCCTGGCAGTTCTCATATTCTCTCATAAAACCACTTGAACTAGTGCAGGTTTTGGTGAATTATAGTATCCATTAAGAAACTCTCATTATCTCCTGTCTTAAccacataataaaaaaaaattgagagtgCCGTATCAGACCACACTGAGGAAGAACTTGGAATTTTTCAACTGGTCTACAGTGCTTGGTAGGGAATCACTCTCAAGTGCTGGACCATTCACTAGTGTATAGTTTGTGCTAAAGGTCACCAGACTGCAAAAGGGTTCTCATGTCAGAAAGGACCCATCATTGATCATCACCTCATTTTGACACgacagaaaagaaatatgtCCATctagcaggagcaggaaagaaGGGAGAACTCTTATAAAATGTATGAAGGTTATTAAATTATCAGAAGCCATCTAAACAACAGAGggtttttctaaattttttgaGATACAGTATAAACCCTAACTCACATGGAATGCTACAGTGGGGTAAATCACCAACACTGATTCCTGCAGCAATTGAAGTTTTCCTAGCAGCTATCCCAGCAAAGTACCAACCAACCTGTTCAGTTTATTATATCTAACAGGACTGCTACAAAGCCAGACTGCAAATGAAGCCTTTTTCCAGTGTTTGTCAATACACTCACCAGGCATAACTATTTGTAGATCCAGTCAttgcaaataaattattcaaattctgtaataGCAGAAAAACTAACCTGCTCTGGAGTTATTGCCTCCAAAAGCTTTGTTTCATAGGGTGTTGTGAACACACGCTCCACTTGAGCCACAACAATCTTCCCTATAACTCTGCTTTGGTAAGCACAGTTCTGGCAGATCAGCAGGCTGGGGGACCCTGCACTTCACTGAGACACAAGTCAGTTGCATTAGCCCAGCGGCCACAGGACTTTGATACAGGTTTCCACTGGACACAAATGACAATGTGCTTATTTATTTAGGAAGAGTGGGAAACAGCAGAGTCACTTGCTACAGTCCGGAGCTGTATCAAAAGGAGCTGTGTAAGCTCACTCCTGCACGATGACATGGGAACCGCCATGTCGCCAGGGCCGCCCAACACCGGCTACACCAGAGCACCGTCTGCGGTGGCCATTTTGTCACCGGCCTGATGCTCACAGCGAACCAGGCATTTATGCTCCTTATCCCCAGGTCACTGCAGGGGTTATGGCTACCGGCCGCTCCGCGGTTAAAACCACTCAGTTCCATCAGCGTCCCCACAGACACGACTGGTTTTCACGCTCGGCTGCGGGAGGGGCCTAACGCGGATCGCCCCTCACTGTCCGGAAGCCGAAGCAGAAGTGAAGGCGCTGTCCCGCACAGGGATGCGCCTCGGCCCGCTCGGCCGGTCTGCCCTGCTGGGGCCGCTGCCGGGGGCGCCCGTGAGGGGAGCCCGTGAGGGGACCCCGCCGCACATCAGCGACCCGGGGCACGGCGCGCATGCGCGCACGCACGCCGCGGCAGGCGGTGGCGCTCGCTCCCCGCGCCCTGCGGGCTCCAAGCGCGGGCTGCTGGCGCGTACCCATTCCAGAAGACTACGGCTCCCATCATGCAACGCGCAGCACCGCCGCGCCCACGCCTGGGGAGCGTCGGCGACGAGGCCCATCTAGCGGTGCGCGCTGCATGCTGGGTGTCGTTGTTCTCAAAGCAGCTTCGCCAGCCAGCGTCCAGCGGGAGGGGTGTGGCCCTGGGCGTCGGAAGCCGCCTCGTTGCCGCGTCTTTTCGCGCTTGTTCTCCGTGTTAATTCCTTTCCGATTGCCAGCCCTGACGGTGCGGACGAGTGGGGCATTGGGTGTTTACTGCACAGATCTGAGTGTACTTCTGCAGTTCCCGTAGATTTCCGCGCATTCCGCAACTCCTTCGGAGCTGGTTTGACCCTCGGCGTCTGCCGTCGGCAGCCGCCTGCCAGCTGTCGCGCCTTTGTGCGGCGGCGGAAGGGGCGCGGGCCGAGGGCGGGGAGCCGCGGCGGACAGGAGCGCGGGGACCGAGCCGCGGGCAGGAGCGCGGGGACCGAGCCGCGGGCAGGAGCGCGGGGACCGAGCCGCGGACAGGAGCGCGGGGACCGAGCCGCGGGCAGGAGCGCGGGGACCGAGCCGCGGACAGGTGCGCGGGGACCGAGCCGCGCCCAGCGTTGCTGCCGGGGCCGCCCGGTGGGAACCTCGCCCCTTGCAGCGAGGGCTGCGGCagccgggcggggccggggccggggccggctgagggggagcggcgggagcgctgcccgctccgggcgcgGTGCGGCCGGGCCGCGCTGCCGGGCGCTCTGCCCGGACGGCTGCTGTGGGATTCGGGTGGGACTTTGGTTCTGGCGGCACCAAGTTCGTAGCGCGGTCATCTCTAGGCAGGATGGGTGGCCTCCCCTGCCCTCGGGTTCGCGCGGTTTGTGCTGCTTCGCCTCCCCGGGCCGGCGCTGGATGGGCGGCTATCCTGGTGTGACAACGCGCGTTCCTGGTGCTGCTTTAAAGGGACACGGAAATGCCGTTTGAAAATGCTGACTTTAGGTTATTTAGTTATTAGCATTTTAGTGCTAACAGACGAAATGAAGGCATACACACACTGACTCCTGTATACGTATTATTAAGATGTGGGGTTAGACGTATGAGGCTTGCAACATTTTGCATCACAACACATAGTCACATTACTAATGCTTAATCTTGTATCCTTATTGTCAAACATACTGTAAAGGCATTTATAGTTGTCTCATTTGTTGTAGGACCACCTGTCCATTTTCTTTGCTGGCTTGACTTTGcttaaaaacagcaaaattaagtTCGTCTTCACCTAGCCCTTTCACTCAGTTTTTCTTACCTGTGTTCTAAATCTTTGTGAAATTCTAAACTTACAGAGTTTCCACGTTTTGTTGTTGACTGCCATGTTTGTATTTGAGCTAGTGACATAGCAAAACTTTTTGTAGCATTTTTGTCCTTAAATTATCCACCAGTTTATTAGCAGTGtaacagttttgaaaaaaaaattaaaatgcatgtgTTTTGCAGTTTTCTTTGACTTGTACTTATGTTGCCTTATCTTTTATAGTAATCCTACTAAATGTTTTAATAAATCTTTACTTTGAATCATATAATGGTCTGTAGAAGGATGTGTAGCTTACATACTGTTAAGTTATAGCATGCCAGTATTTAGCTGTTGAAGTgtaaaatgaaagagaaatattgTCTTGCTGAATTTCTTGCTGTTTTCAGTCTTGCAGGTGGTTTTGTAGCTGCAAAAATCTTATGGCGAGATTCAGTGCCTAAAGTTTTTTTCAAAGTAGCTCCTTCAAAGAGTATCAGGCCTACCTTAGAAATGGATGCTGTCATCATATCATGgctctgtttgttttaaataaatcacTTTAGTGTTAAGAATGTGTTAAGTGAAAGAAGAATAGAAATAGGAATGTGGGTTTTTTCAATTATTGTTGACTCAGGCTTCTGGTGAGCTGGTTTTGGTAAGCTGGGGTAATTTCTTTGCAGATAGCTTCTGGAAGGAAAAGCTGCTacgtaaaaaaaaaagaaaagcaaacaaaaaataataaaaaaaaccccaaacaaaacaaaagccaaacagTGACATGATTTCTGTTCATCAGTGTTTCAGCCATGTCTGACAAAAGTGAGCTGAAGGCGGAGTTGGAGCGCAAGAAGCAACGATTAGCTCAAATCAGagaggagaagaagagaaaggaggaagaaagaaagaagaaagaagtaagACATAATTTTCACATTGATTTGCATATGTAACTTGCCCAAAATTTAAGGGTAGCT
It encodes:
- the LOC140684521 gene encoding uncharacterized protein: MTALRTWCRQNQSPTRIPQQPSGQSARQRGPAAPRPERAALPPLPLSRPRPRPRPAAAALAARGEVPTGRPRQQRWARLGPRAPVRGSVPALLPAARSPRSCPRLGPRAPARGSVPALLPAARSPRSCPPRLPALGPRPFRRRTKARQLAGGCRRQTPRVKPAPKELRNARKSTGTAEVHSDLCSKHPMPHSSAPSGLAIGKELTRRTSAKRRGNEAASDAQGHTPPAGRWLAKLL